From one Lotus japonicus ecotype B-129 chromosome 3, LjGifu_v1.2 genomic stretch:
- the LOC130744177 gene encoding uncharacterized protein LOC130744177 — translation MKNKRASSARTGGPMRLNLQNQQEKGRLRQGKPYHRYARDNSAPGQHEPMVTALGEERGQVLKREVVCFACGEAGHFADKCKNRSTRCFRCHQPGHQAKDCEMPKAEPSVNTARGKRPATGGRVYNLNVDRAAGARN, via the coding sequence atgaagaacaagagggcTAGCAGCGCACgtactgggggaccaatgaggttgAACTTGCAGAATCAACAAGAAAAGGGAAGGTTGCGACAGGGGAAGCCATATCACCGTTATGCAAGGGACAATTCTGCACCAGGACAACACGAGCCGATGGTGACTGCATTGGGGGAAGAGAGAGGACAAGTTTTGAAGCGTGAGGTGGTGTGTTTCGCATGCGGAGAGGCTGGACATTTTGCTGATAAGTGCAAGAACAGGAGTACGCGATGCTTTAGGTGCCACCAACCAGGCCATCAAGCTAAGGATTGCGAGATGCCAAAGGCTGAACCGTCGGTGAACACAGCAAGGGGGAAACGTCCTGCGACTGGAGGAAGGGTATACAATTTGAATGTGGACAGAGCCGCCGGAGCAAGGAACTAG